A genomic window from Arthrobacter sp. FW305-BF8 includes:
- a CDS encoding 5'-3' exonuclease: MVNRLMLLDTASLYFRAFYGLPDTIRRADGTPVNAVRGLLDMIARLTTDYGATHLVACWDDDWRPQWRVDLIPTYKSHRVAEVRQAVPDVEVVPDALEAQIPLIRHVLGLAGIAVVGAPEHEADDVVGTYASHASLPVDVVTGDRDLFQLVDDTRQVRVIYTARGMKNLEVLTDAAVVGKYRVLPEQYADYATLRGDASDGLPGVAGIGEKTAAALLLEHGTLDGLLAAAADPGSKVSASVRSKLAAAADYLKVAPAVVNVVRNLELPSLEEAGAELHAVRGGAREELECLATEWNLGGSVQRLLQALDRRA, encoded by the coding sequence ATGGTCAACCGCCTCATGCTGCTGGATACCGCCTCCCTGTACTTCCGCGCCTTTTATGGCCTGCCTGACACCATCCGCCGGGCCGACGGAACGCCGGTGAACGCCGTCCGCGGCCTGCTGGACATGATTGCGCGGCTCACCACGGACTACGGCGCCACACATCTGGTGGCCTGCTGGGATGACGACTGGCGTCCGCAGTGGCGGGTTGACCTTATCCCGACCTACAAGTCCCACCGGGTAGCCGAGGTGAGGCAGGCTGTCCCGGACGTGGAAGTGGTGCCGGACGCGCTGGAGGCCCAGATCCCGCTGATCCGCCACGTGCTGGGCCTCGCCGGCATCGCCGTCGTGGGCGCTCCGGAGCATGAGGCCGACGACGTTGTGGGCACCTATGCCAGCCACGCCAGCCTTCCGGTGGACGTGGTGACGGGGGACCGGGACCTCTTCCAGCTGGTCGACGATACCAGGCAGGTGCGCGTGATCTACACCGCCCGGGGCATGAAAAACCTCGAAGTCCTGACCGACGCCGCCGTGGTCGGGAAATACCGCGTGCTCCCCGAGCAGTACGCCGACTACGCCACCCTCCGCGGTGACGCGTCGGACGGGCTGCCGGGCGTGGCGGGCATCGGCGAGAAGACCGCCGCGGCGCTCCTCCTGGAACACGGCACGCTCGATGGGCTGCTCGCGGCGGCGGCGGATCCCGGAAGCAAGGTGTCCGCCTCGGTGCGGTCCAAGCTCGCCGCGGCCGCGGACTATCTCAAGGTGGCCCCCGCCGTCGTCAACGTGGTGCGCAACCTGGAGTTGCCCTCCCTTGAGGAAGCCGGCGCGGAACTGCATGCCGTCCGGGGCGGGGCGCGGGAAGAGCTCGAGTGCCTCGCCACCGAGTGGAACCTCGGTGGCTCCGTTCAGCGGCTGCTGCAGGCGCTGGACCGCCGGGCCTAG
- a CDS encoding amylo-alpha-1,6-glucosidase, whose translation MAAGWNADTAAGPVGSGTVTLVEGSSFCISSANGDIHPEHPHGVFHEDTRILSRWNLSVNGLPLEALTAETKEPYRALFIGRVPRSDGYADSPLIVERLREVGAGIREEITIRNYSSKETECIVSLNVESDFADLFEVKEARVQRRWEESRQPESDSLVIKAGWQDLVKSVVVNAHGAEVTADSLTFRTLVPARGAWSSRVSVAPAANGGGGVPPSSLIRPAPGDVSPSDRRRQEWVAKIPKLHMGNRSIERTLRRSYDDLGALRIEDPAHPERIVVAAGAPWFMTLFGRDSLWASEMALPVDPSLALGTLQTLADRQGKVVDVMSEEEPGKILHEVRLGISSGLALGGKSAYYGSVDATPQFVMALGSVSRWGFAKDTIAALLPHADRALDWVRNYGDKDGDGFVEYERLNDQGLINQGWKDSWDGINFADGTLAEPPIALCEVQALVYSAFLSRAWMAYDAGDAPLAARLTEEAAQLKKKFNEQFWLPDRGYYAVALDRNKRPVDACTSNMGQCLWHGIVDEDKLPLVAERLMTPEMFSGWGVRTLATDMGAYNPASYHNGSVWPHDNAIIAVGLLRYGFVVEAQRIATALLEAAEYTDGRLPELFCGFSRDQVTEPVPYPTACSPQAWAATTPIMLVTSLMRYDAHVSRGGMWLDPVLPESYGDLHITNAPMGGGRITINITGSEPSVQGLPEGLTFHREHRPWLTELLAEAGLGK comes from the coding sequence ATGGCTGCTGGCTGGAACGCTGATACGGCTGCCGGTCCGGTGGGGTCGGGCACGGTCACCCTGGTGGAGGGGTCGTCCTTCTGTATCTCCTCGGCGAACGGGGATATTCACCCGGAGCATCCGCACGGGGTCTTCCATGAGGACACCCGCATCCTGTCCCGCTGGAACCTGTCAGTGAACGGCCTGCCCCTGGAGGCGCTGACGGCGGAAACCAAGGAGCCTTACCGGGCGCTGTTTATTGGCCGCGTTCCCCGCTCTGACGGCTATGCGGACAGTCCCCTGATCGTGGAACGCCTGCGGGAGGTCGGTGCCGGCATCCGCGAGGAGATCACCATCAGGAACTACTCCTCGAAGGAAACTGAGTGCATCGTTTCCCTCAACGTTGAGTCGGATTTTGCCGATCTCTTCGAAGTGAAGGAGGCGCGTGTCCAGCGGCGCTGGGAAGAATCCCGCCAGCCTGAGAGCGACTCCCTGGTGATCAAGGCGGGCTGGCAGGACCTCGTTAAGAGCGTCGTCGTCAATGCACATGGCGCCGAGGTCACCGCCGATTCCCTGACCTTCCGGACGTTAGTCCCGGCGCGCGGTGCCTGGAGCTCTCGGGTGAGCGTCGCGCCGGCCGCCAACGGCGGCGGCGGGGTCCCGCCGTCGTCGTTAATCCGTCCCGCGCCCGGTGACGTATCACCGAGCGACCGCCGTCGGCAGGAATGGGTGGCCAAGATTCCCAAGCTGCACATGGGAAACCGTTCCATCGAGCGGACCCTGCGGCGCAGCTATGACGATCTGGGCGCGCTCCGCATCGAGGATCCCGCACATCCGGAGCGCATCGTGGTGGCCGCCGGTGCCCCGTGGTTCATGACGCTGTTCGGCCGGGACTCGTTGTGGGCCTCGGAAATGGCGCTGCCGGTGGATCCGTCCCTGGCGCTGGGCACCCTGCAGACGCTGGCCGACCGGCAGGGCAAGGTGGTGGACGTGATGAGCGAGGAGGAGCCCGGGAAGATCCTGCACGAGGTCAGGCTTGGCATCTCCAGCGGGCTGGCGCTGGGCGGCAAATCCGCCTACTACGGCAGCGTCGATGCCACGCCGCAGTTCGTGATGGCGCTCGGTTCGGTGAGCCGCTGGGGCTTCGCCAAGGACACGATTGCAGCGCTGCTGCCCCATGCCGACCGCGCCCTGGACTGGGTGCGGAATTACGGCGACAAGGACGGCGACGGTTTCGTCGAGTACGAGCGCCTCAACGACCAGGGCCTCATCAACCAGGGCTGGAAGGACTCGTGGGACGGCATCAACTTCGCGGACGGGACGCTGGCCGAGCCCCCCATCGCGCTCTGCGAAGTCCAGGCCCTGGTCTACAGCGCGTTTCTGTCCAGGGCATGGATGGCGTACGACGCCGGCGACGCACCGTTGGCGGCGCGGCTCACCGAAGAGGCGGCGCAGCTGAAGAAGAAGTTCAACGAACAGTTCTGGCTGCCGGACCGCGGCTATTACGCCGTCGCGCTGGACCGCAACAAGCGGCCGGTGGATGCGTGCACTTCGAACATGGGGCAGTGCCTGTGGCACGGCATCGTGGATGAGGACAAGCTGCCGCTGGTAGCCGAGCGGCTGATGACCCCCGAAATGTTCAGCGGCTGGGGTGTCCGGACGCTGGCCACGGACATGGGCGCCTACAACCCGGCCAGTTACCACAATGGGTCGGTCTGGCCCCACGACAATGCCATCATCGCGGTTGGCCTGTTGCGCTACGGCTTCGTGGTGGAGGCACAGCGGATCGCCACGGCCCTGCTGGAGGCCGCCGAATACACCGACGGGCGCCTGCCGGAACTGTTCTGCGGGTTCAGCCGGGACCAGGTCACCGAACCAGTGCCGTATCCGACGGCGTGCTCCCCGCAGGCATGGGCGGCCACCACGCCGATCATGCTGGTGACCAGCCTCATGCGGTACGACGCGCACGTGTCCCGGGGCGGCATGTGGCTGGATCCCGTGCTGCCCGAATCCTACGGCGACCTGCACATCACCAACGCTCCCATGGGCGGCGGCAGGATCACCATCAACATCACGGGTTCCGAGCCCTCCGTGCAGGGGCTGCCGGAAGGACTGACCTTCCACCGCGAACACCGGCCGTGGCTGACGGAGCTGCTGGCTGAAGCCGGTCTAGGTAAGTAA
- a CDS encoding MFS transporter — MNPAARKLQRIYLTLTLGNTLAASFIWGINTLFLLDAGLSNLEAFAANAFFTAGMVLFEVPTGVVADGWGRRVSFLLGTATLSVSTLLYYLLWQLSAPFWSWAVVSVLLGLGFTFFSGAVEAWLVDALHFSGYDGALETVFGRGQVVSGTAMLIGSVAGGVIAQATDLGVPFLLRVGVLLAMFVVALWLMHDVGFTPERSARPLQATRAVLSASIENGLKNPPVRYVMLSAPFTAGVGIYVFYALQPYLLELFGDRSAYAIAGLAAAIVAGAEVLGGWLAPHFRRLVRKRTTVLILSGSGSALILVALGFTREFWVALMLLAVWALVAEVGTPVGQAYLNDMIDSGQRATVLSFASLMGSSGGVVVQPVLGRTADVYGYPASVAFSGVIQLLAVPFLYASRRQRAAADEAHGR; from the coding sequence ATGAACCCGGCGGCCCGCAAGCTGCAGCGCATCTACCTGACGCTGACACTGGGCAATACCCTTGCGGCGTCATTCATCTGGGGCATCAACACGCTGTTTCTGCTCGACGCGGGGCTCAGCAACCTTGAGGCTTTTGCCGCGAATGCCTTCTTCACCGCCGGGATGGTGCTGTTCGAGGTGCCCACGGGCGTGGTGGCCGACGGCTGGGGGCGCCGCGTTTCCTTCCTGCTCGGCACCGCGACCCTGTCCGTTTCGACGCTCCTCTACTACCTGCTGTGGCAGCTTTCCGCCCCGTTCTGGTCGTGGGCTGTGGTGTCCGTGCTGCTTGGTTTGGGTTTCACCTTCTTCTCCGGCGCCGTGGAGGCGTGGCTCGTGGACGCGCTGCACTTCTCCGGCTACGACGGTGCGCTGGAGACGGTATTCGGGCGCGGCCAGGTGGTGTCCGGCACCGCCATGCTCATCGGGTCGGTGGCAGGCGGCGTCATTGCCCAGGCCACCGACCTCGGCGTGCCGTTCCTGTTGCGGGTGGGCGTGCTGCTGGCCATGTTCGTGGTGGCCCTCTGGCTCATGCACGACGTCGGCTTCACCCCCGAACGCTCCGCGCGTCCCCTTCAGGCGACGCGCGCCGTCCTTTCAGCGTCCATCGAGAACGGCCTGAAAAATCCGCCTGTGCGTTACGTGATGCTGTCCGCGCCGTTCACGGCCGGTGTCGGGATCTATGTCTTCTACGCCCTGCAGCCGTACCTGCTTGAGCTGTTCGGCGACCGCAGCGCGTACGCCATCGCAGGATTGGCCGCAGCCATCGTGGCAGGGGCAGAGGTTCTCGGCGGCTGGCTGGCGCCGCACTTCCGGCGCCTGGTCCGCAAACGCACCACGGTGCTGATCCTCAGCGGATCCGGGAGCGCGCTGATTCTGGTGGCGCTCGGCTTCACGCGTGAATTCTGGGTGGCCCTGATGCTGCTGGCCGTCTGGGCGCTGGTGGCGGAGGTCGGGACTCCGGTGGGGCAGGCCTACCTCAACGACATGATCGACTCCGGGCAGCGGGCGACAGTACTCAGCTTTGCCTCCCTCATGGGCTCAAGCGGCGGCGTGGTGGTGCAGCCGGTGCTCGGCCGGACCGCTGATGTGTACGGCTATCCGGCATCGGTAGCGTTCAGCGGCGTCATCCAATTGCTCGCCGTGCCGTTCCTGTATGCCAGCCGCCGGCAGCGCGCCGCGGCTGATGAAGCACACGGCCGGTGA